In one Brassica oleracea var. oleracea cultivar TO1000 chromosome C9, BOL, whole genome shotgun sequence genomic region, the following are encoded:
- the LOC106318980 gene encoding ABC transporter G family member 22 has product MSTEKPPLASGLARTRSEQLYETLAAAIKSPFGSMDANGVPATAPASIGSGRETLSRKSSRRLMMSASPGRSGGAGTHIRKSRSAQLKLELEEVSSGAALSRASSASLGLSFSFTGFAMPPEENSDSKPFSDDEMIPEDNEAGNKKPKFQAEPTLPIFLKFKEVTYKVSIRKLMTSAPVDKEILSGINGSVNPGEVLALMGPSGSGKTTLLSLLGGRISQSATGGSVTYNDKPYSKYLKSKIGFVTQDDVLFPHLTVKETLTYAARLRLPKTLTREQKEQRAIEVIQELGLERCQDTMIGGAFVRGVSGGERKRVSIGNEIIINPSLLLLDEPTSGLDSTTALRTIQMLHDIAEAGKTVITTIHQPSSRLFHRFDKLILLGRGNLLYFGKSSEALVYFSSIGCSPLITMNPAEFLLDLANGNINDISVPSELEDRVQVGNSGREPQTGKPSPAAVHEYLVEAYETRVAEQEKKKLSDPVPLDEEAKAKVLRLKRQWGASWWEQYCILFSRGLKERRHEYFSWLRVTQVLSTAVILGLLWWQSDIRTPRGLQDQAGLLFFIAVFWGFFPVFTAIFAFPQERAMLNKERAADMYRLSAYFLARTTSDLPLDFILPSLFLLVVYFMTGLRLSPYPFFLSMLTVFLCIIASQGLGLAIGAILMDLKKATTLASVTVMTFMLAGGFFVKKVPVFISWIRYLSFNYHTYKLLLKVQYKDFAQSINGMRIDNGLTEVVALVAMIFGYRLLAYLSLRQMKITT; this is encoded by the exons ATGTCAACAGAGAAGCCACCGTTGGCCTCAGGTTTAGCTCGGACACGATCCGAGCAGCTATATGAGACACTGGCTGCTGCCATCAAATCACCTTTCGGCTCCATGGACGCTAATGGTGTGCCTGCAACGGCTCCGGCATCAATAGGTAGTGGAAGAGAGACGCTGTCTAGAAAATCAAGCCGGAGACTGATGATGTCGGCGTCTCCAGGGAGGAGTGGCGGAGCCGGGACACACATAAGGAAGTCTAGGAGTGCTCAACTTAAGCTTGAGCTAGAAGAGGTGAGCAGCGGCGCTGCGCTGAGCCGTGCGTCCAGCGCGTCGCTAGGGCTCTCGTTTTCGTTCACAGGTTTCGCTATGCCGCCGGAAGAAAACTCCGACTCGAAACCGTTCAGCGACGACGAGATGATAC CGGAAGACAATGAGGCGGGAAACAAGAAGCCTAAGTTTCAAGCAGAACCAACATTACCCATCTTTCTCAAG TTCAAGGAAGTTACATACAAGGTGTCGATAAGGAAACTCATGACTTCAGCCCCTGTGGATAAAGAGATATTGAGTGGGATAAATGGGAGTGTCAATCCCGGTGAAGTTCTTGCTCTAATGGGTCCTTCAGGGAGTGGCAAAACAACTCTTCTTAGCTTACTCGGTGGCCGAATCTCTCAATCCGCTACTGGAGGCTCTGTTACTTACAATGACAAGCCTTACTCTAAATACTTGAAAAGCAA GATTGGGTTTGTGACTCAAGACGATGTTCTCTTTCCTCATCTTACGGTTAAAGAAACGCTAACCTACGCTGCTCGTTTGCGTCTACCTAAAACTCTCACAAGGGAGCAAAAGGAGCAACGTGCTATCGAAGTTATCCAAGAGTTGGGTCTGGAGAGATGCCAAGACACTATGATTGGTGGAGCATTCGTGAGAGGTGTATCAGGTGGAGAGAGGAAAAGAGTTTCCATTGGAAACGAGATCATCATTAACCCTTCTCTACTACTTCTTGACGAACCAACTTCCGGTTTAGACTCCACCACTGCTCTAAGAACCATCCAGATGCTCCACGACATCGCTGAG GCAGGGAAGACAGTGATCACAACGATACATCAGCCATCTAGTAGACTCTTCCATAGATTCGATAAGCTGATACTACTCGGAAGAGGAAACCTTCTCTATTTTGGGAAATCATCAGAAGCTTTGGTTTACTTTTCTTCCATTGGTTGCTCTCCTCTTATCACCATGAACCCTGCTGAGTTCTTGCTTGATCTCGCCAACGGTAACATCAACGACATCTCTGTGCCTTCTGAGTTGGAAGATAGAGTTCAAGTAGGAAACTCAGGCAGAGAACCTCAAACTGGCAAGCCATCTCCTGCTGCTGTTCATGAG TATCTGGTGGAGGCATACGAGACTAGGGTTGCAGAACAGGAGAAGAAGAAACTATCTGATCCTGTGCCACTAGACGAAGAAGCTAAAGCTAAAGTTCTGCGTCTAAAGAGACAATGGGGAGCTAGCTGGTGGGAGCAATACTGCATACTCTTCTCTAGAGGACTCAAAGAGCGCAGACACGAATACTTCAGCTGGTTGCGTGTCACACAAGTTTTATCCACAGCTGTTATTCTAGGTCTTCTCTGGTGGCAGTCAGATATTCGGACTCCAAGAGGACTACAAGATCAG GCTGGTTTGCTCTTCTTCATAGCGGTTTTCTGGGGGTTCTTCCCTGTTTTCACAGCGATATTTGCGTTTCCGCAAGAGCGAGCAATGCTGAATAAAGAGAGAGCAGCTGATATGTATAGACTAAGCGCATATTTCTTGGCTAGGACCACGAGTGATCTCCCTCTCGACTTTATACTACCTTCTCTCTTCCTCCTCGTCGTCTATTTCATGACTGGTCTTCGTCTCAGCCCGTATCCATTCTTCTTGAGCATGCTCACGGTCTTCCTCTGCATCATTGCATCTCAG GGACTTGGACTTGCTATTGGAGCAATCTTAATGGACTTAAAGAAGGCTACGACTTTGGCTTCAGTTACTGTCATGACATTTATGCTCGCGGGAGGATTCTTTGTTAAG AAAGTACCGGTGTTCATCTCCTGGATACGTTACCTATCCTTCAATTACCACACCTACAAGCTTCTTCTTAAAGTGCAGTATAAAGACTTTGCTCAATCTATCAACGGGATGAGAATAGACAATGGACTGACTGAAGTGGTTGCACTCGTTGCCATGATCTTCGGTTACCGCCTCCTAGCTTATCTGTCTCTAAGGCAAATGAAGATCACAACATAA
- the LOC106317559 gene encoding uncharacterized protein LOC106317559 has protein sequence MEKVGDLETCIKNRIKEIEEEEERNLKILKELETQIMSPTEKGTQHPSTSINEPILGDDVPKASDVAPEGGPSFRPTGKGNMEPSDDDDEKKTNEGESSKSGGVDDA, from the exons ATGGAAAAAGTTGGGGATCTAGAGACATGCATCAAGAACAGAATTAAAGAGATCGAGGAGGAAGAAGAACGTAATTTGAAGATACTTAAGGAGTTGGAGACTCAGATCATGTCCCCAACCGAAAAAG GTACGCAACATCCGTCTACAAGTATCAACGAGCCAATTCTTGGGGATGATGTCCCAAAGGCTTCAGATGTTGCACCCGAAGGGGGACCTTCTTTCCGCCCAACGGGAAAGGGAAACATGGAACCATCTGATGACGATGATGAGAAGAAGACCAATGAAGGAGAGAGCAGCAAGTCTGGTGGTGTGGATGATGCCTAA
- the LOC106315318 gene encoding notchless protein homolog codes for MAMNTVMCLLTDAEGTPLGSAMYIPHNAGHLQLTNLVNTFINNEVKLSYSFYVSDEELLVSVGTYMERNSVSVENVLKIVYRQQAVFRIRPVYRCSQTIRDVHEGEILCVSFSPDGKNLASGSGDTTVRLWDLNTETPMFTCKGHNEHVLAVAWSPDVKCLVSGDRDGKVCCWDPSKGELQGNALSGHKKWICGIAWEPAHLSYPSRRFVTCGKDGDARIWDFTLKRTLIVLSGHTRAVTCVKWGGDGTIYTGSQDSTIRMWEITHQGQGILKHILKDHAGWVNSLSLSTEYVLRTGAFDHTRQVTCSDEEMKKIALERYIKAKGKVDSPERLVSGSDDFTIILWEPSVSLQPKQKMVTTARLTGHQQLVNHVYFSPNGQWIASASFDKSVKLWDGVTGKFITAFRGHANCVYQISWSPDSRMLLSCSKDSTLKVWEIGTKKLKHDLPGHEDEVWAVDWSPDGEKVASGGLGKALKLWKG; via the exons ATGGCGATGAACACAGTAATGTGTCTGTTAACAGACGCAGAAGGAACTCCACTAGGTTCTGCTATGTATATCCCTCACAACGCAGGGCATTTGCAGCTCACCAACTTGGTCAATACGTTTATCAACAAT GAGGTGAAGTTGTCTTACAGCTTCTATGTATCAGATGAAGAGCTTCTTGTCTCAGTGGGAACTTACATGGAGAGAAATAGCG TGTCCGTGGAGAATGTTTTGAAGATTGTTTATCGACAACAAGCTGTTTTCAGGATTCGCCCGGTTTACCGTTGCTCACAGACAATACGTGATG TTCATGAGGGTGAGATTCTCTGTGTTTCGTTCAGCCCTGACGGTAAGAACCTAGCAAGTGGTTCAGGTGATACAACTGTAAGGCTTTGGGATCTCAACACTGAAACTCCAATGTTTACATGCAAAG GGCACAATGAACATGTTCTCGCAGTTGCATGGTCACCAGATGTAAAGTGTCTTGTGAGCGGTGATAGAGATGGAAAAGTCTGTTGTTGGGATCCAAGCAAAGGAGAATTACAGGGCAATGCACTTTCA GGTCACAAGAAGTGGATTTGTGGTATCGCGTGGGAACCAGCTCATCTTAGTTATCCAAGCAGGAGATTTGTGACTTGTGGCAAAGATGGGGATGCAAGGATCTGGGACTTTACACTGAAGAGAACTCTTATTGTCCTCAGTGGACACACACGAGCTGTGACCTGTGTCAAATGGGGTGGTGATGGAACTATATACACAGG TTCCCAAGATAGTACCATAAGGATGTGGGAGATCACTCACCAGGGTCAAGGAATCCTCAAACATATATTGAAG GACCATGCCGGTTGGGTGAACTCCCTTTCATTGAGTACAGAATATGTTCTTCGGACAGGAGCTTTTGACCACACTAGACAAGTAACATGTTCAGATGAAGAAATGAAAAAG ATTGCACTTGAAAGATACATCAAAGCAAAAGGGAAAGTAGATTCTCCTGAAAGATTAGTGTCTGGTTCTGATGATTTTACGATAATCCTTTGGGAACCATCCGTTAGCTTACAACCTAAACAAAAAATGGTTACTACAGCCAGGTTGACTGGTCATCAACAG CTTGTAAACCATGTGTATTTCTCACCAAATGGGCAATGGATTGCAAGTGCATCGTTCGATAAATCTGTGAAGCTATGGGATGGTGTCACAGGAAAATTTATTACAGCATTCCGAGGCCACGCTAACTGTGTCTATCAGATCAGTTGGTCACCTGACAGTAGGATGCTTTTGAGTTGCAGCAAAGATTCAACTCTCAAG GTATGGGAGATTGGAACAAAAAAGTTAAAACATGATCTCCCTGGTCATGAGGATGAG GTTTGGGCTGTGGATTGGAGTCCAGATGGTGAGAAAGTAGCTTCTGGTGGTCTTGGTAAAGCTCTTAAACTATGGAAAGGTTAA
- the LOC106316015 gene encoding nuclear transcription factor Y subunit A-10 isoform X2 yields MQTEYCKEREELFSPPQASCLWNIAFGPPALTTESLSSDSFPGVKVVTQETGSEQGGGKSSRDHVSKPHVAFSMQSSCFEFGFAQPTIYTKHPDHVEQYYGVVSGYGSQISPGRVMLPLKMETEEDGTIYVNSKQYHGIIRRRQSRAKAVLKNKISSCRKPYMHHSRHLHAMRRPRGSGGRFLNTKKADADLQSKPSNPQSSEVFHPKNRTMTSSMETYGPNVSSSDVTSMNHFLSSSVHSIGGNMVMPSKWIAEAMDIGCCKLKT; encoded by the exons ATGCAAACTGAGTATTGCAAGGAGAGAGAGGAGCTTTTCTCGCCTCCACAGGCTTCTTGTTTGTGGAATATAGCTTTTGGACCTCCGGCGTTGACTACGGAGAGCCTCTCCTCTGACTCATTCCCCGGAGTTAAGGTCGTTACTCAAGAGACAGGGTCAGAGCAAG GTGGTGGAAAGAGTTCAAGAGATCATGTGTCAAAGCCTCATGTTGCTTTCTCAATGCAATCTTCCTGCTTCGAGTTTGGATTTGCTCAGCCAACG ATCTACACAAAGCATCCTGATCATGTGGAACAGTACTACGGAGTTGTTTCAGGCTATGGATCTCAGATATCACCAGGCCGGGTCATGCTGCCTCTTAAGATGGAGACAGAAGAAGATGGTACGATCTATGTGAACTCAAAGCAGTACCATGGAATCATCAGGCGACGCCAGTCTCGTGCTAAGGCTGTCCTCAAGAACAAAATTAGCAGCTGCCGCAAG CCATATATGCATCACTCGCGCCATCTCCATGCTATGCGTCGTCCTAGAGGATCCGGCGGGCGTTTCTTGAACACCAAGAAAGCAGATGCTGATTTACAATCTAAGCCAAGCAATCCTCAGAGTTCAGAAGTCTTTCATCCCAAAAACAGGACCATGACCTCATCGATGGAAACATACGGACCAAATGTCTCAAGTTCAGATGTTACAAGTATGAATCACTTTCTAAGTTCGTCGGTTCATTCTATTGGTGGTAATATGGTCATGCCTAGCAAGTGGATTGCAGAAGCAATGGATATTGGCTGCTGCAAACTCAAAACCTGA
- the LOC106316015 gene encoding nuclear transcription factor Y subunit A-10 isoform X1, with the protein MQTEYCKEREELFSPPQASCLWNIAFGPPALTTESLSSDSFPGVKVVTQETGSEQGGGKSSRDHVSKPHVAFSMQSSCFEFGFAQPTIYTKHPDHVEQYYGVVSGYGSQISPGRVMLPLKMETEEDGTIYVNSKQYHGIIRRRQSRAKAVLKNKISSCRKQPYMHHSRHLHAMRRPRGSGGRFLNTKKADADLQSKPSNPQSSEVFHPKNRTMTSSMETYGPNVSSSDVTSMNHFLSSSVHSIGGNMVMPSKWIAEAMDIGCCKLKT; encoded by the exons ATGCAAACTGAGTATTGCAAGGAGAGAGAGGAGCTTTTCTCGCCTCCACAGGCTTCTTGTTTGTGGAATATAGCTTTTGGACCTCCGGCGTTGACTACGGAGAGCCTCTCCTCTGACTCATTCCCCGGAGTTAAGGTCGTTACTCAAGAGACAGGGTCAGAGCAAG GTGGTGGAAAGAGTTCAAGAGATCATGTGTCAAAGCCTCATGTTGCTTTCTCAATGCAATCTTCCTGCTTCGAGTTTGGATTTGCTCAGCCAACG ATCTACACAAAGCATCCTGATCATGTGGAACAGTACTACGGAGTTGTTTCAGGCTATGGATCTCAGATATCACCAGGCCGGGTCATGCTGCCTCTTAAGATGGAGACAGAAGAAGATGGTACGATCTATGTGAACTCAAAGCAGTACCATGGAATCATCAGGCGACGCCAGTCTCGTGCTAAGGCTGTCCTCAAGAACAAAATTAGCAGCTGCCGCAAG CAGCCATATATGCATCACTCGCGCCATCTCCATGCTATGCGTCGTCCTAGAGGATCCGGCGGGCGTTTCTTGAACACCAAGAAAGCAGATGCTGATTTACAATCTAAGCCAAGCAATCCTCAGAGTTCAGAAGTCTTTCATCCCAAAAACAGGACCATGACCTCATCGATGGAAACATACGGACCAAATGTCTCAAGTTCAGATGTTACAAGTATGAATCACTTTCTAAGTTCGTCGGTTCATTCTATTGGTGGTAATATGGTCATGCCTAGCAAGTGGATTGCAGAAGCAATGGATATTGGCTGCTGCAAACTCAAAACCTGA
- the LOC106315319 gene encoding agamous-like MADS-box protein AGL80, which translates to MARPKLKLAWIEDRKKRNIACQKRMKGLMKMAEELTILSDTKACLTFFNRDEGKLVAWPSQEEAESLIERFYALPENQRNMNADDQESYIKTITKKIEKKLEHSRKVVEELEMDHLMLQIQNGRMLADLSQTEVEKLMSYASKKITVLTRELGAEHPYTSVDEPFLGDEIIPKATGVAVAPEWGPGPCFRPMRRGGVYLMDKWFVENPEVQKHGDGMTHMGSRFNLNMEPSNDDEEYMKTKDGESSKSGGADNA; encoded by the coding sequence ATGGCAAGACCAAAACTGAAGCTTGCTTGGATCGAGGATCGAAAGAAAAGAAACATTGCTTGCCAGAAGAGGATGAAAGGATTGATGAAAATGGCTGAAGAACTAACCATCTTGTCTGATACGAAGGCTTGCTTGACCTTTTTCAACCGTGATGAAGGTAAGCTGGTGGCGTGGCCATCTCAGGAGGAGGCTGAATCTCTCATCGAGCGTTTTTACGCATTACCGGAAAACCAGAGGAACATGAACGCGGATGATCAAGAGTCATACATCAAGACCATTACCAAGAAGATCGAGAAGAAACTAGAGCATTCTCGGAAGGTGGTCGAGGAGTTGGAGATGGATCATCTCATGCTCCAAATCCAAAATGGTAGAATGCTTGCTGACCTTTCTCAAACCGAGGTTGAGAAGTTAATGTCATATGCAAGTAAGAAGATCACGGTTTTGACGAGAGAGTTAGGTGCGGAACATCCGTATACAAGTGTCGACGAGCCATTTCTTGGGGATGAGATCATCCCAAAGGCTACGGGTGTTGCTGTTGCACCTGAATGGGGACCAGGACCTTGTTTCCGCCCGATGCGAAGGGGAGGTGTCTATTTAATGGACAAGTGGTTCGTGGAAAATCCAGAAGTCCAAAAACATGGCGATGGGATGACTCATATGGGATCTCGATTTAACCTGAACATGGAACCTTCTAATGATGATGAGGAGTACATGAAGACTAAAGACGGAGAGAGCAGCAAGTCTGGTGGTGCGGACAATGCCTAA
- the LOC106315320 gene encoding agamous-like MADS-box protein AGL80: MARPKLKLAWIEDRKKRNIACQKRMKGLMKMAEELTILSDTKACLTFFNRDEGKLVAWPSQEEAESLIERFYALPENQRNMNADDQESYIKTITKKIEKKLEHSRKVVEELEMDHLMLQIQNGRMLADLSQTEVEKLMSYASKKITVLTRELGAEHPYTSVDEPFLGDEIIPKATGVAVAPEWGPGPCFRPMRRGGVYLMDKWFVENPEVQKHGDGMTHMGSRFNLNMEPSNDDEEYMKTKEGESSKSGGADNA, from the coding sequence ATGGCAAGACCAAAACTGAAGCTTGCTTGGATCGAGGATCGAAAGAAAAGAAACATTGCTTGCCAGAAGAGGATGAAAGGATTGATGAAAATGGCTGAAGAACTAACCATCTTGTCTGATACGAAGGCTTGCTTGACCTTTTTCAACCGTGATGAAGGTAAGCTGGTGGCGTGGCCATCTCAGGAGGAGGCTGAATCTCTCATCGAGCGTTTTTACGCATTACCGGAAAACCAGAGGAACATGAACGCGGATGATCAAGAGTCATACATCAAGACCATTACCAAGAAGATCGAGAAGAAACTAGAGCATTCTCGGAAGGTGGTCGAGGAGTTGGAGATGGATCATCTCATGCTCCAAATCCAAAATGGTAGAATGCTTGCTGACCTTTCTCAAACCGAGGTTGAGAAGTTAATGTCATATGCAAGTAAGAAGATCACGGTTTTGACGAGAGAGTTAGGTGCGGAACATCCGTATACAAGTGTCGACGAGCCATTTCTTGGGGATGAGATCATCCCAAAGGCTACGGGTGTTGCTGTTGCACCTGAATGGGGACCAGGACCTTGTTTCCGCCCGATGCGAAGGGGAGGTGTCTATTTAATGGACAAGTGGTTCGTGGAAAATCCAGAAGTCCAAAAACATGGCGATGGGATGACTCATATGGGATCTCGATTTAACCTGAACATGGAACCTTCTAATGATGATGAGGAGTACATGAAGACCAAAGAAGGAGAGAGCAGCAAGTCTGGTGGTGCGGACAATGCCTAA
- the LOC106315321 gene encoding putative RING-H2 finger protein ATL71: protein MDATAVPPDSDLWLPATDSMGFAYGLVVSIGILLLITTITITSYCLTRSHIFASSPRTIRRRQRQTNATSGNGDERFHFDGDDQNDTVVIEVLGLDDEVIKSFPKFPYEEARVGYSLQKDATATSCCSICLADYKKTDMIRVLPDCNHLFHDKCVDPWLMIHPTCPVCRTSPLPSPAKTPVTDAVIGR from the coding sequence ATGGATGCCACGGCCGTGCCACCTGACTCTGACCTGTGGCTACCGGCCACGGATAGTATGGGATTCGCTTACGGGCTTGTTGTCTCCATTGGTATACTTCTTCTAATTACCACAATCACCATCACTTCTTATTGTTTAACTCGAAGCCATATCTTCGCATCTTCCCCGAGGACAATAAGACGCCGGCAAAGACAGACCAATGCAACTTCAGGAAATGGCGATGAACGGTTTCACTTCGACGGCGATGATCAAAACGACACCGTGGTGATCGAAGTCTTAGGGCTAGACGATGAGGTTATCAAGAGCTTCCCTAAGTTTCCTTACGAAGAGGCTCGTGTGGGTTATAGCTTGCAAAAGGATGCCACTGCGACGTCGTGTTGTTCTATATGTCTCGCGGATTACAAGAAGACAGATATGATTAGGGTTTTGCCGGATTGTAACCATTTGTTCCACGACAAGTGCGTTGACCCTTGGCTCATGATTCATCCTACCTGTCCAGTTTGCCGTACGTCTCCATTGCCGTCTCCGGCGAAGACACCAGTCACCGACGCTGTTATCGGTCGATAG
- the LOC106315323 gene encoding putative RING-H2 finger protein ATL71 yields MDATAVPPDSDLWLPATDSMGFAQGLVVAIGILLLITTITITSYCLTRSHIFASSPRTIRRRQRQTNATSGNGDERFHFDGDDQNDTVVIEVLGLDDEVIKSFPKFPYEEARVGYSLQKDATATSCCSICLADYKKTDMIRVLPDCNHLFHDKGVDPWLMIHPTCPVCRTSPLPSPAKTPVADAVIGR; encoded by the coding sequence ATGGATGCCACGGCCGTGCCACCTGACTCTGACCTGTGGCTACCGGCCACGGATAGTATGGGATTCGCTCAGGGGCTCGTTGTCGCCATTGGTATACTTCTTCTAATTACCACAATCACCATCACTTCTTATTGTTTAACTCGAAGCCATATCTTCGCATCTTCCCCGAGGACAATAAGACGCCGGCAAAGACAGACCAATGCAACTTCAGGAAATGGCGATGAACGGTTTCACTTCGACGGCGATGATCAAAACGACACCGTGGTGATCGAAGTCTTAGGGCTAGACGATGAGGTTATCAAGAGCTTCCCTAAGTTTCCTTACGAAGAGGCTCGTGTGGGTTATAGCTTGCAAAAGGATGCCACTGCGACGTCGTGTTGTTCTATATGTCTCGCGGATTACAAGAAGACAGATATGATTAGGGTTTTGCCGGATTGTAACCATTTGTTCCACGACAAGGGCGTTGACCCTTGGCTCATGATTCATCCTACCTGTCCAGTTTGCCGTACGTCTCCATTGCCGTCTCCGGCGAAGACACCAGTCGCCGACGCTGTTATCGGTCGATAG
- the LOC106316582 gene encoding putative phosphatidylglycerol/phosphatidylinositol transfer protein DDB_G0282179 has translation MSRIAILPLLLVFSTIVRATTEVQYCEENAEYEVKVKEVNISPNPIAQGEPATFTISATTGRGITGGKLVIEVAYFGWHIHSETHDLCSETTCPVETGDFLVAHSQVLPGYTPPGSYSLQMKMLDAQKKELTCIKFSIDIGSVPSVADM, from the exons ATGTCGAGAATCGCGATTCTTCCTCTTCTCCTCGTCTTCTCAACGATTGTTCGAGCCACCACCGAAGTCCAATACTGTG AGGAGAACGCAGAGTATGAAGTGAAAGTGAAAGAGGTTAATATATCTCCTAACCCTATAGCTCAAGGCGAGCCAGCTACCTTTACCATCTCTGCCACCACAG GGCGTGGGATTACGGGTGGGAAGTTGGTGATTGAAGTTGCATACTTTGGATGGCACATTCACTCCGAGACGCATGACCTTTGCTCTGAGACAACTTGTCCTGTTGAAACCGGAGACTTCTTGGTTGCACATTCTCAAGTTCTTCCTGGTTACACTCCTCCT GGTTCATACTCGCTGCAAATGAAGATGCTGGACGCGCAAAAGAAGGAGCTAACTTGCATCAAATTCTCGATAGACATTGGATCCGTACCATCTGTGGCCGACATGTAG
- the LOC106318168 gene encoding uncharacterized protein At3g28850-like, whose translation MKGMKERLAKKIKLITIVSTLKQGLAHHKSKIDRTIHHIRDEIVAESGQRKGCVTPTLPELEYVDVSEQEHDVEEEEREILSEFEENCPPGGEDSVVFYATGLRGVRKTFEACRRVRFLLENHMVKYKERDVSVDSEYRDEMWRLLGRKVTSPRLFIRGRYIGGADEVVALNENGKLKKLLHGISRVHSRCECCLNERFLICSSCYGSSRLIADYEETSNMWTRCRECNEKGLVRCPLCT comes from the coding sequence ATGAAGGGAATGAAGGAGAGATTGGCGAAGAAGATCAAACTCATCACCATTGTTTCTACTTTGAAGCAAGGCCTAGCTCATCACAAGAGTAAAATTGACCGGACAATCCATCATATCAGAGACGAGATAGTTGCTGAATCTGGTCAACGCAAAGGTTGTGTTACACCAACGCTACCAGAGCTGGAGTATGTGGATGTGTCAGAACAAGAACACGATGTTGAAGAAGAAGAAAGAGAGATACTTTCGGAATTTGAAGAGAATTGCCCACCAGGAGGTGAAGATTCTGTCGTGTTCTACGCCACGGGACTGCGAGGAGTTAGAAAAACTTTCGAAGCCTGTAGAAGAGTGAGATTCTTGTTGGAGAATCACATGGTGAAGTATAAGGAAAGAGATGTTTCGGTTGATTCGGAGTATAGAGACGAGATGTGGAGGTTGCTTGGTAGGAAAGTCACCTCTCCGAGGCTGTTTATTAGAGGTAGGTACATTGGAGGAGCTGATGAAGTTGTGGCGTTGAACGAGAACGGGAAGCTCAAGAAGCTTCTACACGGGATCTCACGTGTTCATTCGCGTTGTGAGTGTTGTCTGAACGAAAGGTTTTTGATATGTTCTAGTTGCTACGGAAGCTCGAGATTGATTGCAGACTATGAAGAGACAAGTAATATGTGGACGAGATGCAGAGAATGCAACGAGAAAGGGCTTGTTAGATGTCCTCTTTGTACTTGA